The Myxococcales bacterium genome includes the window CGACGCCGAAGGTTTGCATCTGCTGAAACTGGCCAAAGCGCGCGCCGCGTTGATGCGGCTCGGCAAGATTTGCAATCGCGGTTTGATGCGCCGGGGCAAACATGACCTCGCCCAGCGTGATGATGCCTAGCGCCACCGCGACGCCGGCGAAGCTGTGCACCGCGCCGATGACGACAAACCCGGCGGCGTAGAGCAGCGCGGCGGTCGACAGCATGCGGCCAATGCCGACCCAGTGCGCGAGCGATGCCGAGACCAGCAAAAACAGCGCAACGATGCCGCCGTTGATCGAATAGAGCAGCCCTATATCAAATTTGGTCATGGCGAGCTCTTCGGTCAGATACACCGAGAGCGTGGTGAAGACCTGGCTGTGCACCAGGGCGGCCAAGAACGTCGCGGCGACTAAATAGCGCCCGGCGCGCGGCAGCGCTGGTGCGGGTTCGGCTTGCGTGCGCGGCGAGGGCGCCACGTCGGCTATCGGCCACACTAAATAGCCCGCAAGGCCCAGCAGCACCGCGGCAATTAGGAAGACGGCGCCATATGGCAACCACAGGCTGCAGAGCCCCCCGACCGCGGGGCCAAACATCCAACCGAGGTTGATGCCCACGCGTTGCAGGGCATACGCATGGATGCGCTCGGCGCCGCTCGCGACGTCGGCGACCATGGCGTAAGCCACCGGCTCAAACGATCCGCGGAGCGCCGAGCTGATCAAAATGCACAGCGAAATCAACCACAGTGGCGCGTGCACCCAGACCGCCGCGCCGAGCAGCGCGATGATCAGCGAGCGCCACCAAAGCGAATGCAAGATGAGCCGCTTTCGCCCCACTTGGTCCGAGCGCTTGCCCGCCCAGGCGCTGACCATGGCCTGAAAGCTGTTGGCCAGCAGCAAGATGATGCCGTAGTGCGTGGCGGCCACGCCGCGCTCGGTCACCATGTGGATGCCGAGGAACGACATCACCAGCGACAGGCCAAAGGTGCCGACGCCCCGCGCAAACGCCAAGCGCCAGATGCGGCCGTCGAGGGCGCGCCAGGCGGCGATGGTGGGGGCCAGCGAGGTCACGACCCCGCAAACTACTACCCAGTTGGCGCCGGTCAACGTTTTGGCAATGA containing:
- a CDS encoding MFS transporter produces the protein MLPFSGGELAAQGPPPAFGDDAIIIAKTLTGANWVVVCGVVTSLAPTIAAWRALDGRIWRLAFARGVGTFGLSLVMSFLGIHMVTERGVAATHYGIILLLANSFQAMVSAWAGKRSDQVGRKRLILHSLWWRSLIIALLGAAVWVHAPLWLISLCILISSALRGSFEPVAYAMVADVASGAERIHAYALQRVGINLGWMFGPAVGGLCSLWLPYGAVFLIAAVLLGLAGYLVWPIADVAPSPRTQAEPAPALPRAGRYLVAATFLAALVHSQVFTTLSVYLTEELAMTKFDIGLLYSINGGIVALFLLVSASLAHWVGIGRMLSTAALLYAAGFVVIGAVHSFAGVAVALGIITLGEVMFAPAHQTAIANLAEPHQRGARFGQFQQMQTFGVACAPLLGGVLLDAFGHQRQLWLVVAAAGIVLVAVLVGYRRAAR